A genome region from Desulfurobacterium atlanticum includes the following:
- the secA gene encoding preprotein translocase subunit SecA has protein sequence MIDLVLTKIFGSKNERAVKKLKPLVEKINALESEFEKKSKEDLQALTNRWKEELSKIKDEKEQFKYMDKILPEAFAAVREAAKRTLGMRHYDVQLIGGIVLHQGKVAEMKTGEGKTLVATLPVYLNALAGKGVHVVTVNDYLAKRDAEWMGPVYNYLGITVGYLQNSMEKEERKRMYSKDVTYGTNSEFGFDYLRDNMAFSKEERVQRDLFYAIVDEADSILIDEARTPLIISGPSEENVDIYYIADTIVRQLKKDKHFTVDEKNKTAVLTDEGIREVEKIVTKMTGLKDFNLYDPKFSDLLHGIIQSLRAHNLFKKDVDYVVKDGKVIIVDEFTGRIMPGRRWSDGLHQAVEAKEKVKIEAENQTLATITIQNYFRLYKKLAGMTGTAETEAAELKEIYGLDVVVIPTNKPVIRKDHPDVIYKTMKAKYDAVVKEIEKNYKIGRPVLVGTNSIEASEYLSSLLKKKGIPHQVLNAKYHEKEAEIVAQAGRLGAVTIATNMAGRGTDILLGGNPEYMAKQELKKRGITPEKVGEEKFEELLREETEKFKKQTEEEKKKVIELGGLYIIGTERNEARRIDNQLRGRAGRQGDPGESRFFLSLEDDLLRLFGSDRIKKLMEMMNVPDDEPITHKMVSKALENAQKRVEDQNFQIRKRLLEYDEVYNVQRKVIYEQRNKLLDGEDFKEDIFYMIEEVVWKLIDVYAPETVVPDEWDLKGLKQALEMRFGFEFPVPESFKELMEIEVEGAVNERDKLFKIVYDRLIKEYEEKEKLIGSQQLREIERIIMLQTLDHYWRQHLRALDHIKESIGWRGYAQKDPVVEFKKEAFNLFEELIANIENATIDGIFNYFKYAETQIDQGDVKA, from the coding sequence ATGATAGATCTTGTTTTAACAAAAATTTTCGGAAGTAAAAATGAAAGAGCGGTTAAGAAGTTAAAGCCTCTTGTTGAGAAAATTAATGCACTTGAATCTGAGTTTGAGAAAAAGAGCAAAGAAGATTTGCAGGCTTTGACAAACAGATGGAAAGAAGAGCTTTCAAAGATAAAAGATGAGAAAGAACAATTTAAATATATGGATAAGATTTTACCTGAAGCGTTTGCTGCTGTAAGAGAGGCAGCAAAAAGAACCCTTGGAATGAGACATTATGATGTTCAGCTTATTGGTGGAATCGTTTTACATCAGGGAAAAGTTGCTGAAATGAAAACGGGTGAAGGGAAGACTCTGGTTGCAACATTACCAGTTTATCTTAATGCACTTGCTGGAAAAGGTGTTCATGTTGTAACTGTTAATGATTATCTTGCGAAAAGAGATGCTGAATGGATGGGCCCTGTTTATAACTATCTTGGAATAACAGTTGGTTATCTTCAAAACAGTATGGAAAAAGAAGAGCGTAAACGTATGTATTCAAAAGATGTAACTTACGGAACAAACAGTGAGTTTGGATTTGATTATTTAAGGGATAACATGGCATTTTCCAAAGAGGAGCGGGTTCAAAGAGACCTTTTTTACGCTATTGTTGATGAGGCGGATTCTATTTTAATAGATGAGGCAAGAACTCCTTTGATTATTTCAGGACCATCTGAAGAGAACGTGGATATTTATTACATTGCTGATACTATTGTGAGACAGCTTAAAAAAGATAAACATTTCACTGTTGATGAGAAAAATAAAACAGCTGTTTTAACAGATGAGGGTATTAGAGAAGTTGAAAAGATAGTAACAAAGATGACAGGATTAAAAGATTTCAATCTTTATGATCCTAAGTTTTCTGACCTTCTTCACGGGATAATTCAGTCTCTCAGAGCACACAATCTGTTTAAAAAGGATGTTGATTATGTGGTAAAAGATGGAAAAGTGATTATTGTTGATGAGTTTACAGGAAGGATTATGCCAGGTAGAAGGTGGAGTGATGGTCTTCATCAGGCTGTTGAAGCTAAAGAAAAGGTGAAAATAGAAGCTGAAAATCAGACACTTGCAACTATTACGATTCAAAATTATTTCAGACTTTATAAGAAACTTGCCGGTATGACAGGTACCGCTGAAACGGAAGCAGCAGAGCTTAAGGAGATTTATGGTCTTGATGTTGTGGTTATTCCAACAAACAAGCCTGTTATAAGGAAGGACCATCCAGATGTTATTTATAAAACAATGAAAGCAAAGTATGATGCGGTTGTTAAAGAGATAGAGAAGAATTACAAAATAGGCAGGCCTGTGCTTGTCGGGACTAATTCCATTGAGGCTTCCGAATACCTTTCATCTCTTTTGAAAAAAAAGGGAATTCCACATCAGGTTCTTAACGCTAAGTATCATGAGAAAGAAGCTGAAATAGTTGCCCAGGCTGGAAGACTTGGAGCTGTAACTATAGCCACAAATATGGCCGGCCGTGGTACAGATATTCTCCTTGGGGGGAATCCTGAATATATGGCAAAGCAGGAACTTAAGAAGAGGGGAATAACTCCTGAAAAAGTTGGTGAAGAGAAATTTGAGGAGCTGTTAAGAGAGGAGACTGAAAAGTTTAAAAAGCAAACGGAAGAGGAGAAGAAAAAGGTTATAGAGCTTGGAGGGCTTTACATTATAGGTACTGAAAGAAATGAAGCCCGCCGTATAGATAATCAGCTTCGTGGGCGTGCAGGAAGACAGGGTGATCCTGGAGAGTCCCGTTTCTTTCTATCTCTTGAGGATGATCTTTTAAGGTTGTTTGGTTCTGACAGGATTAAAAAGTTAATGGAAATGATGAATGTTCCTGACGATGAACCGATTACTCATAAAATGGTTTCAAAAGCTCTTGAGAATGCCCAGAAAAGAGTTGAGGACCAGAACTTCCAGATAAGAAAACGTCTTCTTGAGTATGATGAGGTTTATAACGTTCAAAGAAAGGTTATATATGAGCAGAGGAATAAGCTTCTTGATGGAGAAGATTTTAAGGAAGATATTTTCTATATGATAGAAGAAGTTGTTTGGAAACTTATTGACGTGTATGCTCCAGAAACGGTTGTTCCTGATGAATGGGATTTAAAAGGACTTAAACAGGCTCTTGAGATGAGGTTTGGTTTTGAATTTCCTGTTCCTGAGAGCTTTAAAGAACTAATGGAAATTGAAGTGGAAGGGGCAGTTAATGAAAGGGATAAACTATTTAAGATAGTTTACGATAGATTAATTAAAGAGTATGAGGAAAAAGAGAAACTTATAGGTAGCCAGCAGCTTAGAGAGATAGAAAGAATAATAATGCTTCAAACACTTGACCACTACTGGCGACAGCATTTAAGGGCTCTTGATCACATCAAAGAAAGTATAGGATGGAGAGGTTATGCTCAAAAGGATCCTGTAGTTGAGTTTAAAAAGGAAGCGTTTAATCTGTTTGAAGAGCTGATTGCAAACATAGAAAATGCAACCATAGATGGGATATTTAATTACTTTAAATATGCTGAAACACAAATTGACCAAGGGGATGTAAAGGCTTAA